Proteins from one Tautonia rosea genomic window:
- a CDS encoding FAD-binding and (Fe-S)-binding domain-containing protein: MPSTASPSPRVVNRLRDRLLDATRAEVRFDPASRGLYATDASLYQIMPVGVVVPRTVDDVIATVRIAAEEGVPIVPRGGATSLSGQTIGTAIILDTSKYLTRIGTVDRDRMTVSVQPGVVLDRLNAELKPLGLMFGPDVSTTDRATLGGMIGNNSAGARSLRFGKTVDSIRSLDVVLSDGTPTTLGPCSPEQLAERCRQDGILGRIHRDVRDVVKDHNDAIVSQFPHILRRVSGYNLDEFIPGLPVRAPEVPDDPWAFNLAKLIVGSEGTLAVVTGAELKLVPAPKHQGLVVLSFATIPHALDRLLPMLETEPVAIEMVDRAILDLAARNPEYAKSLSFAAGRPEAVLAAQYYAETPDELAAKAHDLLHRVEGAPGLLGHRTTLTDAAKDDFWKVRKAGLSLLMGMLGDAKPVAFVEDTAVSVEKLPAFYRRFHDIVTRHETIASCYGHADVGCLHIRPILNVKDSREVEKLRSIAAEVSDLVLEFEGAMSGEHGDGLARSRWNRKLFGEEIYGAFRTVKQAFDPKNLMNPGKVVAEPDPGTDLRLGPHYQADREPRDTAFDFSSQGGFARAVEMCSGVGACRKIGTGTMCPSYMVTRDEDHSTRGRANLLRLVMSGTLPAEGLVSTDLDQALDLCLQCKACKTECPSNVDMSKLKAEYLHQKYRSRTVPIGSLLVAHIHRLNAMGSATAPLSNWMRERTSVRWLMEKVAGFDRRRIAPAFDRDHLRRWFRRHQPDPRAGTRGRVILLDDCFTTYNQPSIGRAAVRVLEASGYTVELAGLVCCGRPAISKGLLGLARGWAEQNVAKLIGAARQGVPIVGCEPSCLLTLTDEYRDFRLGPDAHTVADASMMIDRFLADPDRVPDLPLRPRDARVLLHGHCQQKALVGTTDTVAALKRIPDLDVKPLDSGCCGMAGSFGYERGHYDVSVALAERVLLPAARNEPAALLAAPGFSCRSQVHGLAGIDAIHPIELIADQLDDGSAS, translated from the coding sequence ATGCCTAGCACCGCCTCGCCATCGCCTCGCGTCGTGAACCGACTCCGCGACCGCCTGCTCGACGCCACCCGCGCTGAGGTCCGCTTCGACCCCGCCAGTCGCGGTCTCTACGCCACCGACGCCAGCCTCTACCAAATCATGCCCGTCGGCGTCGTCGTCCCCCGCACGGTCGACGACGTGATCGCGACCGTCCGCATCGCCGCCGAGGAAGGGGTGCCGATCGTCCCCCGAGGCGGCGCGACCAGCCTTTCGGGCCAGACCATCGGCACCGCCATCATTCTCGATACGTCGAAGTATCTCACCCGGATCGGCACCGTCGACCGCGATCGCATGACCGTCTCCGTCCAGCCCGGCGTCGTGCTCGACCGGCTCAACGCCGAGCTGAAGCCCCTCGGCCTGATGTTCGGTCCCGACGTCTCCACGACCGACCGCGCCACCCTCGGCGGCATGATCGGCAACAACTCCGCCGGCGCCCGCTCCCTCCGCTTCGGCAAGACGGTCGATTCCATTCGATCGCTCGACGTGGTCCTCTCCGACGGCACTCCCACCACCCTTGGCCCATGCTCACCTGAACAACTGGCCGAACGCTGCCGCCAGGACGGCATCCTCGGCCGCATCCACCGCGATGTCCGAGACGTGGTCAAGGACCACAACGACGCCATCGTCAGCCAGTTCCCCCACATCCTTCGCCGCGTCAGCGGCTATAACCTCGATGAGTTCATCCCCGGCCTGCCGGTCCGCGCCCCCGAGGTCCCCGACGACCCCTGGGCCTTCAACCTCGCCAAGCTCATCGTCGGCTCCGAGGGAACCCTCGCCGTCGTCACCGGGGCCGAGCTCAAACTCGTGCCTGCGCCAAAACATCAAGGCTTGGTGGTGCTTTCCTTCGCCACCATCCCCCACGCCCTCGACCGCCTCTTGCCCATGCTCGAAACCGAGCCGGTCGCCATCGAGATGGTCGATCGCGCCATCCTCGACCTCGCCGCCCGCAATCCCGAGTACGCCAAAAGCCTCTCCTTCGCCGCCGGTCGTCCCGAGGCCGTCCTTGCCGCTCAATATTACGCCGAAACCCCCGACGAGCTGGCTGCGAAAGCCCACGACCTCCTCCACCGCGTCGAAGGGGCCCCCGGTTTACTCGGCCACCGCACCACCCTGACCGACGCCGCCAAGGACGATTTCTGGAAGGTCCGCAAGGCCGGCCTCTCGCTCCTGATGGGCATGCTCGGCGACGCCAAGCCCGTTGCCTTCGTCGAGGACACCGCCGTTTCCGTCGAGAAGCTCCCCGCATTCTACCGCCGCTTCCACGACATCGTCACCCGCCACGAGACCATCGCCTCATGCTACGGACATGCCGATGTCGGTTGTTTGCACATCCGACCCATCTTGAATGTGAAGGATTCCCGCGAGGTTGAGAAACTCCGCTCGATCGCCGCCGAGGTCTCCGACCTCGTCCTCGAATTCGAAGGGGCCATGAGCGGCGAGCACGGCGACGGCCTCGCCCGCAGCCGATGGAACCGCAAGCTCTTTGGCGAGGAAATCTACGGCGCGTTCCGCACCGTCAAGCAGGCGTTCGACCCGAAGAACCTCATGAACCCCGGCAAGGTCGTCGCCGAACCCGACCCCGGCACCGACCTCCGCCTCGGCCCTCATTACCAGGCCGACCGCGAACCGCGCGACACCGCCTTCGACTTCTCCTCCCAGGGCGGCTTCGCCCGAGCCGTCGAGATGTGTTCCGGTGTCGGTGCCTGCCGCAAGATCGGCACCGGCACCATGTGCCCCAGCTACATGGTCACCCGAGACGAGGACCACTCCACCCGAGGCCGCGCCAACCTCCTCCGCCTCGTCATGTCCGGCACCCTCCCCGCCGAGGGGCTCGTCAGCACCGACCTCGACCAGGCCCTCGACCTCTGCCTGCAATGCAAAGCATGCAAGACCGAGTGCCCGTCGAACGTCGACATGTCCAAACTCAAGGCGGAGTACCTCCATCAGAAGTACCGGTCCCGCACGGTGCCGATCGGCTCCCTCCTGGTTGCCCACATCCACCGCCTCAACGCGATGGGATCGGCCACGGCTCCGCTCTCAAACTGGATGCGAGAGCGCACCTCCGTCCGCTGGCTCATGGAAAAGGTCGCCGGATTCGACCGCCGCCGGATCGCCCCCGCCTTCGATCGCGACCACCTCCGCCGCTGGTTCCGCCGCCACCAGCCCGACCCGAGGGCCGGCACCCGAGGCCGCGTCATTCTCCTCGACGACTGCTTCACCACCTACAACCAGCCCTCCATCGGCCGCGCCGCCGTCCGCGTCCTGGAGGCAAGCGGCTACACCGTCGAACTTGCCGGCCTCGTCTGCTGCGGCCGACCTGCCATCTCGAAAGGCTTGCTCGGCCTCGCCCGCGGCTGGGCCGAGCAGAACGTGGCGAAGCTCATCGGCGCGGCTCGCCAGGGCGTGCCGATCGTCGGCTGCGAACCCTCCTGCCTACTCACCCTCACCGACGAGTACCGCGATTTCCGCCTCGGCCCCGATGCCCACACGGTTGCCGATGCCTCGATGATGATCGACCGCTTCCTCGCCGATCCCGACCGCGTCCCCGACCTCCCGCTCCGACCCCGAGACGCTCGCGTCCTGCTCCACGGCCATTGCCAGCAAAAGGCCCTCGTCGGCACCACCGACACCGTCGCCGCCCTCAAACGCATCCCCGACCTTGACGTCAAACCCCTCGATTCCGGCTGCTGCGGCATGGCCGGCTCATTCGGCTACGAACGCGGGCATTATGACGTGAGTGTTGCCCTGGCCGAGCGCGTCCTCCTCCCCGCCGCCCGCAACGAGCCCGCCGCCCTCCTCGCCGCCCCCGGTTTCTCCTGCCGCAGCCAGGTCCACGGCCTCGCCGGCATCGACGCGATCCACCCCATCGAACTGATCGCCGATCAGCTTGACGATGGGAGCGCATCTTAG